The following DNA comes from Epinephelus lanceolatus isolate andai-2023 chromosome 1, ASM4190304v1, whole genome shotgun sequence.
CGCCTTTGCCAAGGTATTTTCAAAGCAGCCACACCTGTAGCAACACACCGCTGTATGATCCGGGCATGAGGTGGTTTTCAAGCCATCTGGGATATGAAATGTCTGATCtaatgtctgagctcctcactccATATCTGACCAACAGTGAGCACAGGACACTCATTTTGGTAGCATATATtcatgatctcattctttcagtcatgtCCCAAAACTTATGATCATAGGTGAAGGTTAAAAAGTGCATCAACTGGTAAATCATGAGCTTTGCCTTCAGACCCAGCTCCCTCTTAACTACGACAGTCTGGTTCAGTGTCTGCACTACCACAGAAAAAACATCTATACGAGTCTTACCTGTGACAGTACCACTCTCCCTGACATCGAGAGCATCTCTTTGCAGCCTCTTTCCCACAGGATCCACACTTTGGCTTCTCGGGGAGTAAACTCTCCATCAGATCCAAATTGTACATCTGGGCCAACCTGGTATAGAACAATACTTATGTCAATAATCATCACAGTGAGAATAATACAATTGACTTCTCTTTACATTCAGTGCTCAGACTTGTGTATGCAGTATTACCTCTGTGCCTGCTGCCTCAGGTCACTCTCAGACGGGCTGAACGTTTCTTTGACTTGATACTTTGCTATTGCCTTCCACTTCCCAGAATTCTCACTCACAATGTGGTTCCACATTTCTGGGATCTGCACATAAAGCAAAACTGAGGGTAAATGCACAGGGGACATAGTAAGCTGTATACACTTttgcgtgcatgtgtgagtgtgcaccTGTTCCAGAATGAGGCTCTTTTTTGGAGGGGCAGGGTCTGTAACGGCCAGGTGAGCCAGGAAACGCTGCAGCTCCACCAGGTTTGGCAGCTGATCAACCAACACCTCCGTCAAGAAACCCCGCAGCTGTAGTACATGAACAATAAGCCCACAAATAAttacagcaacaacaataacagcaagACTGTATGAGAacactagaaaagtgcactgaGTTgaacagggtgtctacaggtgtaAACAAGTtacatttaagactttttaagacctttttaataccacTTTAAATGAACTTTAGACCGAATGTGCGATGGAAATACACACCAATAGCAAAAATATACTTTTTTCAAGTACATACACTgatgtcagttcaaaatgactgtttatgaCATGTCCCCGAAGCCAATAAAAATAAGTACCTTGTCTATTTTTGGTGGAGCTTACAATAGAAGCACAGatatcaaggaaaaatgacaaaatcaacaaaatctcTAGGTCTACAAAATCAGGCAGACAGTGTGTGCTGCTTCTGAAATGCTCCCTGTGTGGTATGACCGAGCAAAACCAGGTTGCAAGCAGACAGCGGATGCCTGCACTGGCTGTAATTGTCCTTCctggctcccttacagtcaagatggtggCGAAGATAACAAAAACTGGGGATTTATTAATCTGGTATTGTGGATTGTAACATATCACGTGTGGAAAtaaatctgcagatgctccggTGCAAAATAAGACCAAACTCTTTTATGAATGTCAGTTTCTGAGCCACAACAGAGGCctaaatgtggcctgcaacagacggtaaggcttgttgtttataGCTGAGATGATTTACGGAAATCTTGCAGCCCCTAGAGAGTAGTAAGGAATCAACAGTCAATGACGGCATAAAACAGTCAGTTAAACAGATTTTTCAACTATTGTGAATCGCCACAACCACAAGAAGTCCttgggtatatatatatatagtcatAAAAGTGCACACAATGTATGAGGTCGATTGGTCCGGTAGTTGTGAGATTAGCTGCGGACAGACggatacacaaacacacgacCCAACGCATGATTAGAGGGGATAACAAGGACTACAGGAGGATGCACAGGGCTCTCTGGTTATATAATTAATGCAACAGGAAGGGGATGAGAAAGCGTATAATAGGAGGAAACATCTTAGTCAAAACAAACCTTGGAAACTGAATCTGTGTTTTAACAAGTGAGGAGGACAGATATGTTGTTGGAGGACAATGATCTGGCACTCACACGCTTCCTACGCTTTACTTTTCAAATAACTCAAGCATCACAGCTCAAGACCCTGAAGATAATAAAGGAATGATGAAAagtcaacattttcttcacgGTTTACCTTCAGAAGCTGATTCTTGTTGAAACTGTTGAATTCATATTTCCTTTGGCAGTCTTCCTTCAGCAGCAGATTGTAAAGAGAAATCCAGACCTGACCGTCTAGTTTTGTCATCTTTAAACGGTCCTCAGCAGGGATCTTCTGCCATCTGCCACTGATGTACTTTTCTACTTCACCTTCAGTGGGAGACCGAGAGGAGAAAATTAAATGAAGGGTCCCATGCAAAAATATAAGAACATATTTGATATGCAAGGGGTGTGATGCACAGTATACCTTCTTTATAGCGACTCCAAGGGCAGCAGTCAATCAGCCGAACCAAGACGCAAGGCAGGTTATGTGTGCACAGCATGCGGTTGATGACACTGACACTGTGAAGAAAGAAGAGGTCACATAACGGAAAACTTTTCTGCAGCAACTCTGATAGATGATGATGActtgtttaaaggaatacttcacccttcAAATGATCATGTGTACATCACTTAGTCACTCCGTGTTACGTTGAAATCAGAAAGACAATTTAGTTATTCTAGCATGCCTCTATGGTGactgaagaatccaaaaaagatTAACATTCTTGATAAACTTAAGTCATAGTGGTCTGGTCGGTGTTAAAAAACAGCAAagttatatcaaaacatccattgaCAACCTCACTGGAGACGCATAATAGACACAGATGTGAATGGCGATGTGTCTctgctgtccacttgtgttcagatcacCGAAACACGTTAATACCAGGAGTAAACAGTCTCAGAGTTTTCTTACTGAGTTAAACATAACACagagtgagtaactgatacacaaaagGTTATTTGGGGGATCAAGTATTAATTTAAGACAGTTTTCAAACAAAATTTCCAAAAGCTCAAGGTTGTTAGAtgtgttttatctttgttttgtaTTATTGCAAATGTATTATCTTGGGTTtgaactgttggttggacaaaacaagcaatttgaagatgtTACATGTCTTTTTTAACAACTGCTTCATGTATTATAAACAAAATGATTAAGAAGGTCAAAAATGGTTTAGCTTGGATGCCTTAAAGTCTCAGAGGATTTCTCAGATTCTCCCCTGTAAGCCTCTAATCCCTGAACCTTACTGATGCTCCGGACACGCTTGTCGTACCTCTCGGTGTGATCAGTGATGTAGCGCAGCACAGACACAGCCTTCAGGGAGATTTCAAACTCCAGTGCAGCACTCTGCACCTGCAACTCCTTCAACAAGTGAAAAGAATGATGTGACTGATCACATTTAGTAATAGAAGGACCAAAGAAAGAACAACAAATCTCAGATGTCTGTACCTCTATAGTGGATACAACTGCTTCTCCTCTCAGGTTGTGTTGGTCAAGAGTTGTTGTGCCCTCCCTGGTCGCTTTGCTCGCCAGTAAGGTGAGTTTGCGGTGGCAGTAATCCACCAAGTCAAGAACAGAGTCATCAGCTGCGTCACATGAATCCTGCACAATAAACAAAACTTAAGACTATGACAATATTTATAGAGACAGATAGTTTAAGCTGCTAGGCAGCACAATCAGGGGTATTCTGGGGTATGTATTTACACACTGACCTTATGATACATTATCGTTTCAAGTAGGTTTATGATCGTGACTTCATGGTGGATCTAAGAAGGACGCATTAAAGAACATATGAAATCAGTGATGAGCGCTGCCAGCTGACATCATTTTACATCTGATTTTACACTCACCACCATGTACAGCTGAAATGTGTTCTTGGGATTAAAGTCCTGCAGCTGACATAAGATGGGGAACACTCTGTGCTTCCACACTTCAATGAGGATCATTTCATGGACCAGAACAGGTAtctagagaggaagagaggtaGGAAAAGATACTGtagataaaaaaaacttttctaaaGTGTTCATCATGCTATCATATATAATTCTTTTCCTTTATTGGAAGGGCTTCTCTAAATTCCCTTTCAACATCACGTGTCGAGAGGTAGCAGTCACCTTTCCATAGGACACCAGGTGCTGTTTGACGAACTCATGGTGCATAGCAGAAGCATTCAGTATCGCCTGCATGTTGAGTTTCTCGATGTGCTCGTGCTGTCTGAACCACCTGTCAACACACACcaagagaaaaataatttaacagCACAGAAATAGGCTTCATCAACTGCTACAGTAGGTTTCAACGCTATAATTCAAAAGTAGCTTCGCAAACACTGCTGGCTCACTTAAATTAAATCTAAAGTTATATCCTGGATAGTTTAATGCTAGTTTAGccatgttagctaacgttaactttaGCTCTAGCTAACTTGAGGTGTTGCTGGTTCACTTTACCTCTCAGAGCCCACCTCCTTGACAGAGAAAGTTTCCAGACTTTGAACAAACGCCTCTGCCTCGACAGGCAGAATTACAGACGTGTCCATTTTGTTACAGGAAACTATTCAACAAACTATCgagtaaaataagaaaagaagAATATCATTAGCTAACTCTTCAGTCAAGTGGAGTTAACCGGTTAGCCTTCGTGTCCTGTGGTTGTCATGGTGACTGTAAACCGAGCGCACCCAGAACGCAGTTCCTCCGGGCCGCCAGAGAGGGGCGGTACATCTTCAAGTAAAACCAACAGCGTGCTGAGTGTGAAGATCAAAAATGAGCAGTGATGGAGGAGGTGTCAGGAGCTGCAGCACCACACTGCAAACATACTCCTACACAAGTAAGTATCACTAGCAAACTGCACTTCAAGAATACATTATTGGACTATTGTGAACTTTTGCACATACAGtttaatttcatttcttttatttataatgacaacgcacattaatcaacatatccgtaaatgtgccagtgttagccagcCGGCCATTTTTCAACTGCGGGCCTTTGTCAAGATATTTTAAATCAAAATTTTGCAGATCCTGCACAAAACTGCACAGGACTCTTATTCTGAAATAGCTCTATtgcacatattttatattccatATTTATTTCCTTGACCCTTGCAGTACTTTGCCTTAATGTGTATTTCTTGCACCAAACAGTGAGGCAAAGTCTTTGTgagtgaaaacctacttggcaaaaAACATTACCATGATTCTCAAATACAATGACTTACTGTTGTGAGTGTAAGAAatgttttttactgttttatatactgctgggttgtctaaattgcaataatatataCTATTTTATAAGCTTAAAAGATTGTATAATGTAAAATCTTTTGTAAGCAACTGGGAACTGTAGCTGTCAAACAAATGTAGTTTGacagtcatttttttccttatAATGTGAGACATGAAATGCACAAATACTGGTGCCTTTTTTCCACAGTATAGTGGTGAAGTAAAAATTCTTGATATTATTGTTGGGTGGCACAGTGGTACAGCGGTTGGCTTTGtcgcctcacaacaagagggttccCAGCTAGAATCCAGGgtaggttttctctgggtactccggtttcctcccacagtccaaagacatgcaggttaggttgattggtgactctaaattggctgtaggtgtgaatgtgagtgtgaatggttgtctgtctctatgtcacCTGTCCAGGGTGCGCCCTGCCTCTCTCCCAATGTCAGTTGGGATAGACCCCAGCTCTCccacaacccctaacaggataagtgagcatggaaaatgaatgaatgaatgtttcttATTGTAGTTTCAAAGTAAGATGAGTAATTTTGTCCAGTCTGACAACATGAGATCTTCTATATCCACTTGTTCCAGTGCTTCAGTCTCAGgctcatttttaaaatgtggcaTCAAATGTTAAATTCTAgatgttttttcccctcatcaTTTTATGCACTTTACAACACACTGTCACATTGTGGTATAATCTCTTTTATTAATCACAAACTTTGtacaatattaataaatatCTCCTTCCTCACTGACCTAAACAGAAATGTGCTACTTCTTGAtgagatgtttaaaaaaaaccacTAACATAAAAATTACAAAACACTACTTCACTTTCACTATGAAAACTCCTCCTGTCACTGAAGGCATCTTTGGTTGAGGCATCTCTGTATCTTTCAGTCTGTTGTCAGTTCATGTCACTTCCAGCACACCACGATGTTGGGGTCATTTTCCAAACGTTCGTCCAGCTCCTGGTAACTGATCCCTGTAAAATAAAGACACCGTAAGCCGACATGTTTTCTACCATTACTTATACTGAACAAACAGAGGGAGCTTTAAAACCTGCCTGTCTTGCAGCAGATCTCATCATAACTATGGCAACCGGTGTAGAGTCGAGGCAGCCTGCTCCTCTCGTCACGGATCACCTTCACAGGGTATTTCTGCAGCCGTCGAATTAGAGACTTCATCAGTCCAAACTGGATCAGCCTCCTGGAAGGTGAAACACATGACATGACGCAGGCATGTAAATAAATGTCACTCTGATCTGACCAACCTGACCTGAGAGTCACAAAGTCTTTCCAGGAACTGATAAGGTGAATGATACTGACCTCTCATCTACCCTTTGAAGCTGCTGCGAGTAGCGAGAACAAAGGTCTCGGACTGTGGTCCCTGGACTCAGACCACAGTACAGCTGGAACACATCCCTCAGACTGGCACGCTTCTGGCCtgacacacaatgacacaatgatCGTCACAAAGTCAGGAAAATAACACTTGAGTTCAGCAGTCATGGCTCTTATTTACCCTGCTTAGTGACGTAGTTGAGGCATTCCTCCTGGATGGACTTGTCGTCTATGAGGCTCTGGACTTTGGGGGTGGTGCAGTACACATTGGAGTACTGGAGGGAGGTAAAAAGACGATCACCAAACTAAACAAACCTCAAACAGTTATGACTGAGAACTAGGCCACTGTCAGCAATAAACAGTCATAGTTTCCAAGCAGTTTTATTGTCAGCGCGGCTGTCGCAAATACAACCACATCATTTTCAGTTTCCCTCAGAGCCTAGCAACTACCATCGTTTCCACGGTAACTTCAGTCCGCCATTCCTGCTACtgtaactgcaaagaacttacactgatactcttTGGTGACTGAGGAAAGCTACTGACAGctactgtggaaaacaaaactgCTCTGCTCTTCCTGTTTGGTTGTGCAGTGGTTGACGCACTTCCTTTTTACTGTAAATTGAGTCTTCACTTTCCCGGGGGATCATACCCGCTGACAGACAGAACTGCACTGAGAAAGCGAGGCTCatagggaaccaatctaaatgcatatggtgtcattattctatagccaTTACACTGTGTAATCCACATTTACGTCAAATAATGACTCTTCTTCTcataattagatttttttttaaatcacaatgGCCCTAAAATCATAAATAGTACCACCATACCTGAAATATTGACACCAAGGTCACGACACCGTAATACCTGTGAAGGAAAAGAGGAATTTCAGTATCTTTTCTTGGTTTCTTTCGAAAATGAACGTCTGCAACGCACACATTCAGGCTGTTTAAATGTCTCAGAGACTTTTGTTATCAAGATGTTTATTACATATGTTTCTGCCAGAACTTCACGAGTAATTGAGTCCCTACGgtcattaaaaatgtttaaaaatgtaataagtgAGAAGTTAAAAGGGTAACATtggttttaaaaatatgtgtttaataTTACCACCTTTAAAATGAGGTTCTTAGAAATTAAGTACTCTTTATGAAAGGTTTaatcatagaaataaaatgagagGGAAACGGACATGTCCATTCAAGTCAGTGTAGCAGGATGGTCAGAGCGGCGGCCATTTTTATGTGTGCCATTGCCATTGCAACCATTGCAGCGGGCCAACTTCTGTATAAACAACCCAACTTGCAACTAAACAAGAAATGGAGTAGTAACGTTAAGTTTCCAAACAAGCAATctgtgactttaaaaatattttgttactgccatttcctttcttcttttgttgccATTGATTAAATGTTTGTTGAAACATGATGTGACGTTACTGTAGCACCCTCCAAACGACGagtgagagctgctgctcagtggaTGAGGGAGACGGAAGGGATAAGCAGTGTACTCTGTAAAGGCTCATTTCAACCAAAGCAGatttggtgattgttggaaggGTGGACTTACTAACTGGATGACTAAAAAGGCTAATCAAGACAGCTGATGAGATTCGAGAGCTCCTTACCCCCCAAGGAGGACGAGATCGGCTGCCATAGAACagtgacagtaaatgattgttacgGACACAttaatgccattgttgttgtttagaaaGCGCTGCTGACACGAATGTTCTTTGTCACAATAGaagctgatgctgttgtgttacatgtaatGCCCATTGCGCCTCTTTCGATTCTATAAAGCTGCATATAATCACACTGGAGCGGAATGACGCCACCATCATGTGGttgtgtgtaaaaagggcttaaaAGGCGCTCAGGGTAATtgtctttcatttgttttatcacTGTGTATGATGTTTGTTGATGTGTCTTTACAGGGAAATTGTGAATAATTTTCAGTAAATTTATTTGATATCATCACATTCCTGTTGTGC
Coding sequences within:
- the zmynd10 gene encoding zinc finger MYND domain-containing protein 10, which codes for MDTSVILPVEAEAFVQSLETFSVKEVGSERWFRQHEHIEKLNMQAILNASAMHHEFVKQHLVSYGKIPVLVHEMILIEVWKHRVFPILCQLQDFNPKNTFQLYMVIHHEVTIINLLETIMYHKDSCDAADDSVLDLVDYCHRKLTLLASKATREGTTTLDQHNLRGEAVVSTIEELQVQSAALEFEISLKAVSVLRYITDHTESVSVINRMLCTHNLPCVLVRLIDCCPWSRYKEGEVEKYISGRWQKIPAEDRLKMTKLDGQVWISLYNLLLKEDCQRKYEFNSFNKNQLLKLRGFLTEVLVDQLPNLVELQRFLAHLAVTDPAPPKKSLILEQIPEMWNHIVSENSGKWKAIAKYQVKETFSPSESDLRQQAQRLAQMYNLDLMESLLPEKPKCGSCGKEAAKRCSRCQGEWYCHRECQVKHWPKHKRACQLMAEATEKIQRDLHINS